A single Bicyclus anynana chromosome 19, ilBicAnyn1.1, whole genome shotgun sequence DNA region contains:
- the LOC112056190 gene encoding 26S proteasome non-ATPase regulatory subunit 14, with product MDRLLRLGGGMAGLSQAPPPTDAPVVDTAEQVYISSLALLKMLKHGRAGVPMEVMGLMLGEFVDDYTVRVIDVFAMPQTGTGVSVEAVDPVFQAKMLDMLKQTGRPEMVVGWYHSHPGFGCWLSGVDINTQQSFEALSERAVAVVVDPIQSVKGKVVIDAFRLINPNMMVLGQEPRQTTSNLGHLQKPSVQALIHGLNRHYYSISINYRKNELEQKMLLNLHKKSWMDGLTLADYKEHCAINETTVTDMLDLAKNYNKALEDEEKMTPEQLAIKNVGKQDPKRHLEEKVDILMANNIVQSLGAMLDTMVFK from the exons ATGGATCGTCTTTTGCGTCTCGGAGGAGGTATGGCCGGGCTCTCCCAGGCGCCCCCGCCGACCGATGCGCCCGTAGTGGACACAGCAGAGCAAGTTTACATTTCATCGTTAGCTCTCTTGAAAATGCTGAAGCACGGTCGAGCCGGTGTTCCAATGGAGGTTATGGGTCTTATGTTAG GTGAGTTTGTTGACGATTACACAGTTCGGGTGATTGATGTGTTTGCCATGCCTCAGACTGGAACCGGCGTGTCTGTAGAGGCTGTGGATCCTGTCTTCCAAGCTAAAATGTTGGATATGTTGAAACAAACTGGAAGACCTGAGATGGTAGTGGGATG GTACCACTCGCATCCTGGTTTTGGTTGCTGGTTATCAGGAGTTGATATAAACACGCAGCAATCCTTTGAGGCCTTATCTGAAAGAGCTGTGGCAGTGGTGGTTGATCCCATCCAGTCGGTGAAGGGGAAAGTTGTTATAGACGCATTCCGCCTCATTAACCCCAACATGATGGTTCTTGGCCAAGAACCGAGACAAACAACATCCAACTTGGGCCACTTACAAAAGCCTTCAGTGCAAGCTCTCATTCATGGCTTAAACCGTCATTACTACTCCATCAGTATAAACTACAGGAAGAATGAGCTGGAACAGAAGATGTTGTTAAACTTGCACAAGAAATCGTGGATGGATGGACTTACTCTAGCAGATTACAAGGAGCATTGTGCTATAAATGAAACAACTGTCACCGACATGTTGGATTTGGCCAAGAACTACAACAAAGCTCTCGAAGACGAAGAGAAGATGACGCCTGAGCAGTTAGCCATTAAGAATGTTGGCAAACAGGACCCCAAGAGGCATTTAGAAGAGAAAGTAGACATCTTGATGGCAAATAACATTGTACAGTCCCTCGGAGCAATGCTCGACACCATGGTGTTTAAATGA
- the LOC112056187 gene encoding COX assembly mitochondrial protein homolog gives MPDTSVLPNKYSEGPHGLGDPDDKSLRKVEIEVVIPKLMREVAKAEKCVKEVDEFNKCCIASSLLMVVKCREENSVMKSCLTSWYDNQEFRQRCTDLYLNERSEYRRTGIRKPMKRA, from the exons ATGCCCGACACATCGGTTCTACCAAATAAATACTCTGAAGGCCCGCACGGCTTAG gCGATCCAGATGACAAAAGCTTAAGGAAAGTAGAGATTGAAGTAGTCATACCGAAGCTTATGAGAGAGGTAGCTAAAGCAGAGAAATGTGTCAAAGAAGTTGATGAGTTTAACAAATGTTGCATAGCGTCTTCGCTTTTAATGGTTGTTAAATGTAGAGAGGAGAACTCAGTGATGAAATCATGTCTGACAAGTTGGTATGACAATCAGGAATTCAGGCAAAGATGCACTGatctatatttaaatgaaagaaGTGAATATAGAAGAACTGGCATTAGAAAGCCAATGAAGCGAGCATAG
- the LOC112056186 gene encoding uncharacterized protein LOC112056186 has protein sequence MNNLQRNEDSGNDDPNMFPIGVESSLQLPLDNSMCIVFTGHYNGIGVEVRPPDEMKLLYHMGCFGKGSTSRSRPKPVTNSPVFIRKRQFLKRNYWYKRFGKAQKNTDPDSFFKDIDQLAAKILNDSEKQTGKDVINLVSSDDEDLEDIASLTDNSDFDDSFKENAVVVVANSDSEDDNYFANLKPKYCTNKIILKEKLMLTLQEAFFLLYGLGCLQIVNFENNILTIEECWKLFSETESNFIEKYVVYHYFRSKGYIVKPGIKFGGDYLLYKEGPGVNHADYIVVINYGKEDMDWTSLLGHLRMATTTVKEILIIEVKRSNKEHMKLPQDLQEYRVRELLLSRKIPVIINNDDNYARFYLLILLTTVS, from the exons ATGAACAATTTGCAAAGAAACGAGGACAGTGGGAACGATGACCCAAATATGTTTCCGATAGGAGTTGAGTCATCTTTACAATTGCCTTTAGATAATTCAATGTGCATAGTGTTTACAGGACACTACAATGGTATAGGCGTAGAGGTTAGGCCGCCTGATGAGATGAAATTACTGTACCACATGGGCTGCTTTGGCAAAGGGTCTACATCTAGGTCTAGACCTAAACCAGTAACAAACAGTCCTGTGTTTATCCGTAAAAGACAATTTTTAAAGAGAAACTACTGGTATAAGAGATTTGGTAAAGCGCAGAAAAATACAGATCCAGATTCATTTTTCAAAGACATTGATCAATTGGctgctaaaattttaaatgatagcGAGAAGCAAACTGGTAAAGATGTCATTAACTTGGTTTCCAGTGATGATGAAGATCTGGAGGACATAGCGAGTTTAACAGACAactctgattttgatgattcttTTAAAGAAAATGCTGTGGTAGTTGTAGCCAATAGTGATTCTGAGGATGATAACTATTTTGCCAATTTAAAGCCCAAATATTGTACTAACAAAATCATATTAAAGGAAAAGCTCATGCTCACTTTACAAGAGGCATTCTTTCTGCTTTACGGTCTTGGCTGCTTGCAAATTgtaaactttgaaaataacataCTGACTATTGAAGAATGCTGGAAATTGTTCTCAGAAACTGAGAGTAATTTTATTGAGAAGTATGttgtttatcattattttcgATCCAAGGGGTACATTGTGAAACCAGGAATCAAGTTTGGTGGTGACTATT TGCTGTATAAAGAGGGCCCTGGAGTGAATCATGCTGATtacattgttgttattaattatggTAAAGAAGATATGGACTGGACTTCATTACTGGGGCATCTTAGAATGGCGACAACTACAGTGAAG gaAATATTGATCATAGAAGTCAAAAGGTCTAATAAAGAGCACATGAAACTACCCCAGGATCTCCAGGAATATAGAGTAAGGGAATTGTTGTTGTCGAGAAAAATTCcagtgataataaataatgatgataactatgccagattttatttacttatactaCTAACAACTGTTTCTTAA
- the LOC112056185 gene encoding V-type proton ATPase subunit H isoform X1, with protein sequence MDAKSRREADQERYNPRKVYIREDMIAATSVLQIRASEIRQSQINWQSYLQSQMITQRDHDFIVNLDQRGQKDLPDKNPDVCADVFLNLLTHISKDNTIQYVLVLIDDILSEDKSRVKIFRNAKHGNVWQPFLNLLNRQDEFVQHMTARIIAKLACWHPQLMEKSDLHFYLSWLKDQLKTNAERVSAELEHAEQVMLEHEKQHFSDKPTKHHKDKGGDKTDNGQEKYSTLHDTFDVLKPHEDLPPGLHKNNDYIQSVGRCLQMMLRTDEYRFAFLSVDGISTLLSILASRVNFQVQYQLVFCLWVLTFNPLLAEKMNKFNAIPILADILSDSVKEKVTRIVLAVFRNLIEKPEDQQVAKEHCIAMVQCKVLKQLSILEQKRSDDEDIMNDVDFLNERLQTSVQDLSSFDQYATEVKSGRLEWSPVHKSAKFWRENAARLNERGQELLRTLVHLLEKSRDPVVLAVACYDVGEYVRHYPRGKHIIEQLGGKQRVMYLLSHEDPNVRYEALLAVQKLMVHNWEYLGKQLEKEQIDKQAGGTAVGAKA encoded by the exons atggaTGCAAAATCAAGACGAGAAGCCGACCAGGAGAGATACAATC CACGAAAAGTGTACATAAGAGAAG ATATGATTGCCGCTACAAGCGTATTACAAATAAGGGCGAGTGAAATCCGTCAAAGTCAAATAAACTGGCAATCTTATTTGCA ATCGCAGATGATCACCCAACGTGATCATGACTTCATTGTTAACTTAGACCAGCGTGGACAGAAAGACTTGCCTGATAAGAATCCTGATGTATGTGCTGATGTATTCCTGAACCTGCTCACCCATATCAGCAAAGATAATACCATCCAGTATGTCCTGGTCTTAATTGATGACATTCTCTCT gAAGATAAATCTAGGGTGAAAATATTCCGTAACGCCAAACACGGCAATGTCTGGCAGCCATTCCTTAACTTGCTTAACCGCCAAGACGAGTTTGTCCAACACATGACAGCTCGCATCATTGCCAAGCTGGCTTGCTGGCACCCACAGCTGATGGAGAAGAGTGACTTACACTTCTACCTCTCATGGCTCAAGGACCAACTTAAGACCAAT GCGGAGAGAGTGTCTGCCGAGTTAGAGCATGCTGAGCAGGTTATGTTGGAGCATGAGAAACAACATTTCTCCGATAAACCGACAAAACATCACAAAGACAAGGGTGGGGACAAGACTGACAACGGTCAAGAGAAATATTCGACCCTCCACGACACTTTTGATGTTCTCAAACCGCATGAGGATTTGCCGCCCGGTCTCCATAAG AACAACGACTACATCCAGTCGGTGGGTCGCTGCCTGCAGATGATGCTCCGCACCGACGAGTACCGCTTCGCCTTCCTCTCCGTCGACGGCATCTCCACTCTGCTGTCAATCCTGGCTTCCAGGGTCAACTTCCAG GTGCAGTATCAGCTGGTGTTCTGCCTGTGGGTGCTGACGTTCAACCCGCTGCTGGCCGAGAAGATGAACAAGTTCAACGCGATCCCCATCCTGGCGGACATCTTGAGCGACTCCGTGAAGGAGAAGGTGACGCGCATCGTGCTCGCCGTCTTCCGCAACCTCATTGAGAAGCCGGAAGACCAGCAG GTAGCAAAGGAGCATTGCATTGCCATGGTGCAGTGCAAAGTGCTGAAGCAGCTGTCCATCCTGGAACAGAAGcgttctgatgatgaagacataATGAACGACGTGGACTTCCTCAACGAACGCCTGCAGACCTCCGTGCAAGACCTTAGCTCCTTTGACCAGTATGCTACTGAAGTTAAGAGCGGCCG TTTGGAGTGGTCTCCCGTGCACAAATCCGCCAAGTTCTGGCGCGAGAACGCCGCGCGACTCAACGAGCGCGGCCAGGAGCTGCTGCGTACGCTTGTGCACTTGCTGGAGAAGAGCCGCGACCCCGTCGTGCTGGCGGTGGCGTGCTACGACGTGGGCGAGTACGTGCGCCACTACCCGAGGGGCAAACA CATCATAGAACAGCTAGGCGGCAAACAGCGCGTTATGTACCTGCTGAGTCACGAAGACCCCAACGTGCGCTACGAGGCGCTGCTCGCTGTACAGAAGCTCATGGTTCACAACTG ggAATACCTTGGCAAGCAATTGGAAAAAGAGCAGATCGATAAACAGGCGGGAGGCACAGCAGTTGGCGCTAAGGCTTAA
- the LOC112056185 gene encoding V-type proton ATPase subunit H isoform X3 produces the protein MDAKSRREADQERYNPRKVYIREDMIAATSVLQIRASEIRQSQINWQSYLQSQMITQRDHDFIVNLDQRGQKDLPDKNPDVCADVFLNLLTHISKDNTIQYVLVLIDDILSEDKSRVKIFRNAKHGNVWQPFLNLLNRQDEFVQHMTARIIAKLACWHPQLMEKSDLHFYLSWLKDQLKTNNNDYIQSVGRCLQMMLRTDEYRFAFLSVDGISTLLSILASRVNFQVQYQLVFCLWVLTFNPLLAEKMNKFNAIPILADILSDSVKEKVTRIVLAVFRNLIEKPEDQQVAKEHCIAMVQCKVLKQLSILEQKRSDDEDIMNDVDFLNERLQTSVQDLSSFDQYATEVKSGRLEWSPVHKSAKFWRENAARLNERGQELLRTLVHLLEKSRDPVVLAVACYDVGEYVRHYPRGKHIIEQLGGKQRVMYLLSHEDPNVRYEALLAVQKLMVHNWEYLGKQLEKEQIDKQAGGTAVGAKA, from the exons atggaTGCAAAATCAAGACGAGAAGCCGACCAGGAGAGATACAATC CACGAAAAGTGTACATAAGAGAAG ATATGATTGCCGCTACAAGCGTATTACAAATAAGGGCGAGTGAAATCCGTCAAAGTCAAATAAACTGGCAATCTTATTTGCA ATCGCAGATGATCACCCAACGTGATCATGACTTCATTGTTAACTTAGACCAGCGTGGACAGAAAGACTTGCCTGATAAGAATCCTGATGTATGTGCTGATGTATTCCTGAACCTGCTCACCCATATCAGCAAAGATAATACCATCCAGTATGTCCTGGTCTTAATTGATGACATTCTCTCT gAAGATAAATCTAGGGTGAAAATATTCCGTAACGCCAAACACGGCAATGTCTGGCAGCCATTCCTTAACTTGCTTAACCGCCAAGACGAGTTTGTCCAACACATGACAGCTCGCATCATTGCCAAGCTGGCTTGCTGGCACCCACAGCTGATGGAGAAGAGTGACTTACACTTCTACCTCTCATGGCTCAAGGACCAACTTAAGACCAAT AACAACGACTACATCCAGTCGGTGGGTCGCTGCCTGCAGATGATGCTCCGCACCGACGAGTACCGCTTCGCCTTCCTCTCCGTCGACGGCATCTCCACTCTGCTGTCAATCCTGGCTTCCAGGGTCAACTTCCAG GTGCAGTATCAGCTGGTGTTCTGCCTGTGGGTGCTGACGTTCAACCCGCTGCTGGCCGAGAAGATGAACAAGTTCAACGCGATCCCCATCCTGGCGGACATCTTGAGCGACTCCGTGAAGGAGAAGGTGACGCGCATCGTGCTCGCCGTCTTCCGCAACCTCATTGAGAAGCCGGAAGACCAGCAG GTAGCAAAGGAGCATTGCATTGCCATGGTGCAGTGCAAAGTGCTGAAGCAGCTGTCCATCCTGGAACAGAAGcgttctgatgatgaagacataATGAACGACGTGGACTTCCTCAACGAACGCCTGCAGACCTCCGTGCAAGACCTTAGCTCCTTTGACCAGTATGCTACTGAAGTTAAGAGCGGCCG TTTGGAGTGGTCTCCCGTGCACAAATCCGCCAAGTTCTGGCGCGAGAACGCCGCGCGACTCAACGAGCGCGGCCAGGAGCTGCTGCGTACGCTTGTGCACTTGCTGGAGAAGAGCCGCGACCCCGTCGTGCTGGCGGTGGCGTGCTACGACGTGGGCGAGTACGTGCGCCACTACCCGAGGGGCAAACA CATCATAGAACAGCTAGGCGGCAAACAGCGCGTTATGTACCTGCTGAGTCACGAAGACCCCAACGTGCGCTACGAGGCGCTGCTCGCTGTACAGAAGCTCATGGTTCACAACTG ggAATACCTTGGCAAGCAATTGGAAAAAGAGCAGATCGATAAACAGGCGGGAGGCACAGCAGTTGGCGCTAAGGCTTAA
- the LOC112056185 gene encoding V-type proton ATPase subunit H isoform X2 — MANINEENVSKLIPTLGDDKIDMIAATSVLQIRASEIRQSQINWQSYLQSQMITQRDHDFIVNLDQRGQKDLPDKNPDVCADVFLNLLTHISKDNTIQYVLVLIDDILSEDKSRVKIFRNAKHGNVWQPFLNLLNRQDEFVQHMTARIIAKLACWHPQLMEKSDLHFYLSWLKDQLKTNAERVSAELEHAEQVMLEHEKQHFSDKPTKHHKDKGGDKTDNGQEKYSTLHDTFDVLKPHEDLPPGLHKNNDYIQSVGRCLQMMLRTDEYRFAFLSVDGISTLLSILASRVNFQVQYQLVFCLWVLTFNPLLAEKMNKFNAIPILADILSDSVKEKVTRIVLAVFRNLIEKPEDQQVAKEHCIAMVQCKVLKQLSILEQKRSDDEDIMNDVDFLNERLQTSVQDLSSFDQYATEVKSGRLEWSPVHKSAKFWRENAARLNERGQELLRTLVHLLEKSRDPVVLAVACYDVGEYVRHYPRGKHIIEQLGGKQRVMYLLSHEDPNVRYEALLAVQKLMVHNWEYLGKQLEKEQIDKQAGGTAVGAKA; from the exons ATGGCTAACATAAACGAGGAGAATGTTAGCAAACTTATCCCCACGCTGGGTGATGATAAAATTG ATATGATTGCCGCTACAAGCGTATTACAAATAAGGGCGAGTGAAATCCGTCAAAGTCAAATAAACTGGCAATCTTATTTGCA ATCGCAGATGATCACCCAACGTGATCATGACTTCATTGTTAACTTAGACCAGCGTGGACAGAAAGACTTGCCTGATAAGAATCCTGATGTATGTGCTGATGTATTCCTGAACCTGCTCACCCATATCAGCAAAGATAATACCATCCAGTATGTCCTGGTCTTAATTGATGACATTCTCTCT gAAGATAAATCTAGGGTGAAAATATTCCGTAACGCCAAACACGGCAATGTCTGGCAGCCATTCCTTAACTTGCTTAACCGCCAAGACGAGTTTGTCCAACACATGACAGCTCGCATCATTGCCAAGCTGGCTTGCTGGCACCCACAGCTGATGGAGAAGAGTGACTTACACTTCTACCTCTCATGGCTCAAGGACCAACTTAAGACCAAT GCGGAGAGAGTGTCTGCCGAGTTAGAGCATGCTGAGCAGGTTATGTTGGAGCATGAGAAACAACATTTCTCCGATAAACCGACAAAACATCACAAAGACAAGGGTGGGGACAAGACTGACAACGGTCAAGAGAAATATTCGACCCTCCACGACACTTTTGATGTTCTCAAACCGCATGAGGATTTGCCGCCCGGTCTCCATAAG AACAACGACTACATCCAGTCGGTGGGTCGCTGCCTGCAGATGATGCTCCGCACCGACGAGTACCGCTTCGCCTTCCTCTCCGTCGACGGCATCTCCACTCTGCTGTCAATCCTGGCTTCCAGGGTCAACTTCCAG GTGCAGTATCAGCTGGTGTTCTGCCTGTGGGTGCTGACGTTCAACCCGCTGCTGGCCGAGAAGATGAACAAGTTCAACGCGATCCCCATCCTGGCGGACATCTTGAGCGACTCCGTGAAGGAGAAGGTGACGCGCATCGTGCTCGCCGTCTTCCGCAACCTCATTGAGAAGCCGGAAGACCAGCAG GTAGCAAAGGAGCATTGCATTGCCATGGTGCAGTGCAAAGTGCTGAAGCAGCTGTCCATCCTGGAACAGAAGcgttctgatgatgaagacataATGAACGACGTGGACTTCCTCAACGAACGCCTGCAGACCTCCGTGCAAGACCTTAGCTCCTTTGACCAGTATGCTACTGAAGTTAAGAGCGGCCG TTTGGAGTGGTCTCCCGTGCACAAATCCGCCAAGTTCTGGCGCGAGAACGCCGCGCGACTCAACGAGCGCGGCCAGGAGCTGCTGCGTACGCTTGTGCACTTGCTGGAGAAGAGCCGCGACCCCGTCGTGCTGGCGGTGGCGTGCTACGACGTGGGCGAGTACGTGCGCCACTACCCGAGGGGCAAACA CATCATAGAACAGCTAGGCGGCAAACAGCGCGTTATGTACCTGCTGAGTCACGAAGACCCCAACGTGCGCTACGAGGCGCTGCTCGCTGTACAGAAGCTCATGGTTCACAACTG ggAATACCTTGGCAAGCAATTGGAAAAAGAGCAGATCGATAAACAGGCGGGAGGCACAGCAGTTGGCGCTAAGGCTTAA
- the LOC112056185 gene encoding V-type proton ATPase subunit H isoform X4: protein MANINEENVSKLIPTLGDDKIDMIAATSVLQIRASEIRQSQINWQSYLQSQMITQRDHDFIVNLDQRGQKDLPDKNPDVCADVFLNLLTHISKDNTIQYVLVLIDDILSEDKSRVKIFRNAKHGNVWQPFLNLLNRQDEFVQHMTARIIAKLACWHPQLMEKSDLHFYLSWLKDQLKTNNNDYIQSVGRCLQMMLRTDEYRFAFLSVDGISTLLSILASRVNFQVQYQLVFCLWVLTFNPLLAEKMNKFNAIPILADILSDSVKEKVTRIVLAVFRNLIEKPEDQQVAKEHCIAMVQCKVLKQLSILEQKRSDDEDIMNDVDFLNERLQTSVQDLSSFDQYATEVKSGRLEWSPVHKSAKFWRENAARLNERGQELLRTLVHLLEKSRDPVVLAVACYDVGEYVRHYPRGKHIIEQLGGKQRVMYLLSHEDPNVRYEALLAVQKLMVHNWEYLGKQLEKEQIDKQAGGTAVGAKA from the exons ATGGCTAACATAAACGAGGAGAATGTTAGCAAACTTATCCCCACGCTGGGTGATGATAAAATTG ATATGATTGCCGCTACAAGCGTATTACAAATAAGGGCGAGTGAAATCCGTCAAAGTCAAATAAACTGGCAATCTTATTTGCA ATCGCAGATGATCACCCAACGTGATCATGACTTCATTGTTAACTTAGACCAGCGTGGACAGAAAGACTTGCCTGATAAGAATCCTGATGTATGTGCTGATGTATTCCTGAACCTGCTCACCCATATCAGCAAAGATAATACCATCCAGTATGTCCTGGTCTTAATTGATGACATTCTCTCT gAAGATAAATCTAGGGTGAAAATATTCCGTAACGCCAAACACGGCAATGTCTGGCAGCCATTCCTTAACTTGCTTAACCGCCAAGACGAGTTTGTCCAACACATGACAGCTCGCATCATTGCCAAGCTGGCTTGCTGGCACCCACAGCTGATGGAGAAGAGTGACTTACACTTCTACCTCTCATGGCTCAAGGACCAACTTAAGACCAAT AACAACGACTACATCCAGTCGGTGGGTCGCTGCCTGCAGATGATGCTCCGCACCGACGAGTACCGCTTCGCCTTCCTCTCCGTCGACGGCATCTCCACTCTGCTGTCAATCCTGGCTTCCAGGGTCAACTTCCAG GTGCAGTATCAGCTGGTGTTCTGCCTGTGGGTGCTGACGTTCAACCCGCTGCTGGCCGAGAAGATGAACAAGTTCAACGCGATCCCCATCCTGGCGGACATCTTGAGCGACTCCGTGAAGGAGAAGGTGACGCGCATCGTGCTCGCCGTCTTCCGCAACCTCATTGAGAAGCCGGAAGACCAGCAG GTAGCAAAGGAGCATTGCATTGCCATGGTGCAGTGCAAAGTGCTGAAGCAGCTGTCCATCCTGGAACAGAAGcgttctgatgatgaagacataATGAACGACGTGGACTTCCTCAACGAACGCCTGCAGACCTCCGTGCAAGACCTTAGCTCCTTTGACCAGTATGCTACTGAAGTTAAGAGCGGCCG TTTGGAGTGGTCTCCCGTGCACAAATCCGCCAAGTTCTGGCGCGAGAACGCCGCGCGACTCAACGAGCGCGGCCAGGAGCTGCTGCGTACGCTTGTGCACTTGCTGGAGAAGAGCCGCGACCCCGTCGTGCTGGCGGTGGCGTGCTACGACGTGGGCGAGTACGTGCGCCACTACCCGAGGGGCAAACA CATCATAGAACAGCTAGGCGGCAAACAGCGCGTTATGTACCTGCTGAGTCACGAAGACCCCAACGTGCGCTACGAGGCGCTGCTCGCTGTACAGAAGCTCATGGTTCACAACTG ggAATACCTTGGCAAGCAATTGGAAAAAGAGCAGATCGATAAACAGGCGGGAGGCACAGCAGTTGGCGCTAAGGCTTAA
- the LOC112056192 gene encoding cytochrome c oxidase assembly factor 4 homolog, mitochondrial, with the protein MTIKPREKVTDGDDDPVESMLKKAGCLDLHYKVQECINTTRDWRKCQGEVNDFKECIMRHKQENGSKK; encoded by the exons atgaCTATAAAACCGAGAGAAAAAGTAAcagatggtgatgatgatccGGTGGAATCTATGTTAAAAAAGGCTGGATGTCTTGATTTACATTACAAAGTCCAG GAGTGTATTAACACAACAAGAGATTGGAGGAAATGTCAAGGAGAAGTTAATGATTTCAAGGAATGTATTATGAGGCACAAGCAAGAAAAtggtagtaaaaaataa